The Siniperca chuatsi isolate FFG_IHB_CAS linkage group LG17, ASM2008510v1, whole genome shotgun sequence genomic sequence TGTCATAATACAGAATGTGACCCAATAATTCACCACGTCCACTTTTTGTGGTGAGTGGTCGAGCTACAGAGTTCTCACAACAGAAGCCACTTGAACACAGAGCAGGATGTGTACGTTACTTCCTATTTAGTAGAAACCGTCTCTTGACATTTATTTGAAGTCAGCATTAAACCTTCTCTCTAGTCTGTACTGTAggttataaaaatatttacagtatactgtTCTGCATTTGTATGTAGTTATACCTCTTCTTGTTTGAagagctgcttttcttttctttagccaattaaaatgtctgttgtcTCTCAGATTTCTCACCTTTGATCACATTCAGATACACAGCTGGTTTTCCATCACAGTAGTAAAGTCCAGAGTCACCAGGCTGCACGTCTGCTATAGTCAACGTCTTGTTAACTGGTGAAACATAAAACcttctttgttgttgtatttcACCAGTGTCTCTGCTCCATGTTGGAACATCTGATCCTCCAACATCAGGAGGGCATTTCAGAGTGACGCCGGTCCTCTCTGTAGCAGTGAGTCTGACTGTCCCTGAACACAACATAGAAAACCAGATTCAAGTTATAACGCACCATCATAAACTCATCACACATATTCAGTATAAAGTCGCTGGCCATGTGAAGAATCTTtccaaaaacagaaactgaCACGTTACTTCGCAGAGGTattgtcatttcaagtgttCTCCATGAATAAGTTCCTGAATGAGGTTTTAGAGGAGAGGACTTCATTTGGCGTCATCTTTCTCATGTGACTCTACATGAACAAGAGGACTTGTTtcttttacagtatttaaacaGAAAGTCTCAAGAGATCATTTTCCTGTGTGCGACCTGTGCACCACCATAAACATTcagtttaaacacacacaccagaagtgaaaacacacaatttacaTACACGAAACAATTACAAATGGCATTCGAAATGCTTCagtataatgttttaaaatcttcTGAAGAAATAACAGATCTGAATTTCAAAGTTTGTTGTAACTCATTCTCTTTGTGAGGAGCTCAGTTTGAACAGAAAGTGTAAATGTCTTgtgacattattattactgtactgAGATGTGATCAGAGATAGTTTGGCAGTTTGTTGCAGTTTTATAGATAAATAACGAAGTAATGTATTTGATTCAATGTTAAGTGAAGCATGttaaaatctttaaataaataaaaataaattactaacaaaacaaatacacagaaatgcagaagaacaacaaaaagctTCTCAACGACAGTAACAGgaagtaaatgttaaaaatgaattaCCTTCTGTTCATGTTCTTCATGAAATTAAAACCTGATTTTGAGTAAGTATTCAAGTAATgattgtattatatattgtgAAATAGTTGTTATTAAaggtaaaaaacacattttattaatgttCCGATGTGTTTCTATTATTAAAGATTAAGAAACATGGAACATTTATCTCAGAGACATGAttctgaaacagagagagaaaacagaaagcagaacaaCTTTATTAAAGTTTGATGTTACCTGATGGGATCACCGTCAGCTCCACAGCCGGTTCATTATTACAGAAGTATCTTCCAGTGTCTGAGACGGCAGCTCTGCGAATGTGAAGTGACTTATCATTCAATGAACTGTATCGTCTGCCTGGGTCATTGTGTCTTATATCTCCGTCACCATCAACTGTAAGTATGTCAACTTTGTTTCCATTAATCTCTCTGCTCCACGTCACTTTACCCTCCACAGAGTGAGGACATCgcagaggagagatggaggccTTCTCCTCAAATACTTCATGGATTATTTCtgcaaaagaaacacagatTACAATAAATAAGGATCTGTTTTCAGAATGTCAGCATATCTGTTATTGCAAGGAACTCAAAAGTGGTTTACTATCAGTCAGAATCACATTTAACTGAGTGCTCATTGAATGTGACCTTGTTAAATGAATTTGAACTTGGTGTTGTCACATTATAACCAGACTTTCACACTAACGATGCACGGGAGGGTTGTTTTCAGAGCAGGTTTAACATCTGCACGAGTGGAAGTGGAGTAAATTTCCACAAAGTGTTCGACCCAAAGTTCAACCAACTTTAACTCTGACCGCTAAATATCCCGGCATCTACGCTGAGTGTCCAGTGGCATTCTGACAGACAGGAGGTGGAGATTCGACCAACAGTTATATCGTCACACTACAATAATAACGGACTTTATTGGCATAAAAGCAACAAGCAAATATCTGAGCAGATGAGGATATGACTttagaaaatatgttgtttactATTCCATTGAATTAAAGCTTAATTATCTGTAGTTGAATCGATCTGTatccttaaagcattaaagtaGCACATTATTCACGTAAATCTGTCAAGACTGTTTACACACTTCCAGAGGTAATGGTTGTCTCTTCTTGCTCTTCACACAAATCTTCGAATTTCCTGTGAACATTTGCTAGGAGTTGAACTACAAACATCACGCACTCTGTGAAATGATAAAAAGTTAAACACTATTAAAACTGATGAGAGACAGTGTTGCACAGAATGGATTCATTTGAAAAGTCCTCACCTGCAGTGACATTACAGCCTAGAGCAAAGGCTAACAGGCAGCCGCAGATATTCACCCTCATCTTCATACAGACTGAAGTGACTGATCAGACAAACAGTGACCACAGCTTCTGTCTGAGCTGAGAACAGGAACTCAGCTGCCTGGGTGTTAAAGTGTCTTCCTCTAACAAAAAACCACAGTGTCAagtcactttatttatatagagcccaatatcacaattcacaaatttgcctctgggggttttacaatctgtacagcaccctctgtccttagacccttgcCTGAGATAAGGCAAAACTCCTCAAAAAACCCTTTAACGGGGAAtcaatggaagaaacctcaggaagagcagacAGGACAGGAAACAGATGTCGTGGTTACAGAATAGACCAAATTACAATATGGACtaatgatgacaaaattataaatatattgtaaCATATATGAAGTATATACAGCTGTGCTtgtgtgacacaaacagacagagagttACAAGAAAGTAACTCAAATGATTGACTTACTAGTCATGTCATAGTGCAGCAGTACAAGAAAGGGGTACAATTGGAAAGAGATTTtttgaaaaagagacaaaataaaatttaaaaaatgtctctcCCATGTTTATCTCAGGCAACAGAATGCATAACAACTTTATGCAGGAAACAAAGTGGTTCAGTCAAATTTAAAACGAGACAATGAGAATGAGAAAATTACACTTGGGCAGAAATAAACTGACCTTACTTAGAAATGGTGGAGCAAAATGGAGAAAGGGAAGGATGTGAGCATCAGTGAAGTCATTGGTGTGTGGTGCAGGGTCGGGTGGAGAGTAGGTGTCAAGTGTGACATCATGCAAAGgaacaacaactacaacaacaaatTCTTTAGAATAAAATCATACCAGTCTGCACATTCCTCTGAATTTGTTCAGTTCAGAACTTATTTTTGCAGCAAGGCagcataaaaacatgaaacataaacacactgaaacaactGAAGGCATTAAAAGTGCTGTACTATGTACGCAATTCAGAATAAACAAAGGGTGTATGATAAAAGCAACAAAAGCTGCAACACGAAGAATCAAGCTTAGAAGAATAAAACGCTAAGCTGTGTGAGGAGCCAGGAGGCAGTTTCTAATGTATTAGAATTAAGAGCACTTATTGCACAGGGGATCAATACTTGAACGTCTTGCTGACACCTCATTTTTGGAAACATGCAGCTCTGACCCGAGGGGAGGATGTGAAATTCATTAAAGAGACGATGGTTTGGGTTTGATATGAAGGGTTGAGCTTTCTGTGTGATTCGTCTGACAGAGAAGCTGCTGCTCACCAGTGATTTTACCATGTTTCCCAGTTTATTGTTAGTTTATGTtgtgctccacacagacagcgtctttgcatgctaactaactccttttaacgttatcctaaacagatcatacacgtacacctctagtttggcccttaaagacaaccacacatgCTTTCCTgttctgaccacacacacacacacacacacacacacacacacacacacccctttgttctgtagtttagtatttagagttagacttcacattgtgtgtttttgctttattatctttaataaatacttgtgtataattattctggcttctttaatgtttcactagagtgagtaatttgccaacctcttctatatTGAACTCCAAATctttcaacctactagctattaatggtaattctggttatagttattcatttaattattaatctgagttccaaattgagaCTGAATCatttaattggctatcatttctcttctttaagaaaagtggtgcccccgaggactttattcattaaagttatttatgattatctttgacaattctgatagccatagggtcccccccctttaaccattgtgaatccAAACATATGCCTTCTGTGCTAAAACTATGTGACTCACTATGACTTAATACGTggtattaaatataataataatagtactagttttcatgttgtttcattcggagatgtattttttaacctttaatggagctaggctagcagtttccctctgcttccagtctttgtgctaagctaggctaaacctGGGCCGATCTCTGTAATGGACGCACAGAAATTAAACTGATATCATCTTCTCCCTTGACTGGTTAGGGCTGGCAACACATACTAATATCACTGAATTTAACATCATCCAATCTGTGAATAATAATTTTCCTCAAAAATACCTACAGAGAAGTTTTAAAGAATTGGACAGAGAAGTTGATACCATGGAAATCATTTGGTTGTGGctgctaaaaacacaaaacttggAGATTAGAAACatcacagctttaaaaaaacaagtcaaacatCCAGTTCTTCAATGATTtgtaaaaaggcaaaataaagtacagatgtactgaatttttttttttttaatatatacttGGTCCTgatcattttttgtttaaaattatatttaaaaaaacaggaacagaagtTTAGacttaacaataacaaaaatttaTTGGAAGcaaaattatttatataattatttgtATCCACTGGTCACATTCAATCCTCTAATGTTAGAAAGCATCCCAAGTGTTATCTTTATTAgcaaatatttacagtacatactgcAGCTAGTTATTCTGACTTAAAATATATCGagttaaatgtaaatttcaAACAGCTTTAACCCTTTACTTCTAaccatggatggattactgaacagGTCTACTGAGCTCAGGCCCAGGTGGAAAGttgatcaaatgactacaaCAGATGCAAAACAGCTACAGAAAGACTCAACTACAAAGAGGCAcgaaacaactacaaagaggcACGAAACAACTACGAAGAGACACCATGCAACCACAGAGGTGCAAAACGACcgtaaaaagaaagaagactAAAGACACACTAAACGACttcaaagagaaacaaattaACAGACATGCAAAACGATtacaaaaagatgcaaaacaaacataaagacaaaaaatgactacaaagagaaacTAAataacaaagagacacaaaacgaccacagGAAAACAGTCACACAGCTGCGTAGTTTGTAGTAGTTTTGCATTTCTTTCCGTCCAGAGggttgaggtttttttttttacatgtctgtgcccaggggcccattgtctcataatccGTCCATGCAACACAGAGAAATAAGCatctttttcaatattttcctACAAATAACTCAGAAGTCTGTTTTTACCTGACAGAAGCAAGATATTCAGGTGAAACTATGTAAATATTGTTCACTGTTGTTTCCAGGTGCTTTGGGTTTCCCCAGTAAAACGTACGTGGAGTCCTTCAGCTGTGATGTACCTGTTGATTGAGAAAAAATTACAGTCAGTAGAATTCATAATTCATTTCTGTTCGTGTCATCTACAGTTTTAAAATTAGAGTTGCTATGTGAAAGACTTATACTGTACAATGTGTTCTGGTGACTGTAGAGGTTTTGTAGATGTGCCATTCgctccccttttttttttttgctgtattaGGAAATACAATCTCTTTATGTCTTCCATGATAAAATAACATGATTCCCGTTGTACGTTATTTTAAGGTAACACATTAAATGCCTCCCATCCAACGTAAAAGCTAGCTTTGGATTAAAGTcaccttttttatttccatcagGCTTTGGGTTGCCAATCAAAGAATATGGCGAGTCATTAGTTACAGATGTctacagagaaaaacaataacGGACACTGGTGCAACACAGGTGtacagaacattttaattatCTCCTAATTATGACTAATTAGGAGGAAGTTTTTCCATtctaataatgaaatatatgTCTTGAAATGATGAAACACTTAAACATGGTTAATCATCAACAGGAGACTGAGCCACGATGACacgtttgtttttatttcagtgcaCTCCCTCTCCAGAAGTCTAATTGCACACCTGCTTCCAATCTCACACCTGATCTTCATCTGCACCACATCAACCCCAGTATAAAAACACctcactcacctcagtcagtgtctggtcttGTTGATGCATGGACGTGAATCATCGCTACACAAGACAATCGCCTTCGAACTCAACCTGTCCCCTCGCCTGTGTCCCCGTCGCCTGTCCTATGATATCCAAGCTCCAGTGTGTTTCCAGTCCCCGATCTCTGACATCAGTTCACAAAGGACGGTGTCAGTAACCACTTCCTATTCAGAAACTCCCTGCCTGTTTAACCTGTGCTAATAAAACCATCTGtgtctccacctcggtgtctcctgcccttctgtaccgtaacagaagaccggacccgTCGTTGGACGACAACATGAGTGCTATGGACCCATTCC encodes the following:
- the LOC122864812 gene encoding hemicentin-2-like isoform X1 encodes the protein MKMRVNICGCLLAFALGCNVTAEIIHEVFEEKASISPLRCPHSVEGKVTWSREINGNKVDILTVDGDGDIRHNDPGRRYSSLNDKSLHIRRAAVSDTGRYFCNNEPAVELTVIPSGTVRLTATERTGVTLKCPPDVGGSDVPTWSRDTGEIQQQRRFYVSPVNKTLTIADVQPGDSGLYYCDGKPAVYLNVIKEGKKNTPSATTATTQTAAATVPSTTLTKTDYDCTTMKKQSHAKKPRNRKCNLMNKIKQILMFNVC
- the LOC122864812 gene encoding uncharacterized protein LOC122864812 isoform X2, with amino-acid sequence MKMRVNICGCLLAFALGCNVTAEIIHEVFEEKASISPLRCPHSVEGKVTWSREINGNKVDILTVDGDGDIRHNDPGRRYSSLNDKSLHIRRAAVSDTGRYFCNNEPAVELTVIPSESHEKDDAK